One Actinoplanes missouriensis 431 DNA segment encodes these proteins:
- a CDS encoding polysaccharide deacetylase family protein, producing MTEFVNKQSATGDRSVAQGRSRRRIGAQLAVGLVAGSLVVGAAPQAGQAAPATVTAAAPAASAARQVQAAEAAALRVRTLEVAYSAAAKAKRKTVALTFDDGPSKYTPQVLDILKRNNVKATFCMLGNNVGPYQKTAKRIVREGHRLCNHSRNHPDFTDLSTSSARSQVVWTQKKIKSVTGRSPQVFRFPYGASNSRTRKVVRDQGLRILGWTVDTRDWSRPGTSVIVSRAVGNTRPGGVILMHDGGGNRSQTVAALDKTIKKLKAKGYTFVLA from the coding sequence ATGACGGAATTCGTCAACAAACAGTCCGCGACCGGTGACAGGTCAGTCGCACAGGGACGTTCACGCCGCCGGATCGGCGCGCAGCTCGCCGTCGGCCTGGTGGCCGGCTCACTGGTGGTGGGCGCCGCACCGCAGGCCGGGCAGGCCGCGCCCGCGACGGTGACCGCCGCCGCGCCGGCCGCGAGCGCCGCCCGGCAGGTCCAGGCCGCCGAGGCGGCCGCGCTGCGGGTGCGCACCCTCGAGGTGGCCTATTCCGCCGCCGCGAAGGCCAAGCGCAAGACCGTCGCGCTCACCTTCGACGACGGCCCGTCGAAGTACACCCCGCAGGTTCTCGACATCCTCAAGCGCAACAACGTGAAGGCGACGTTCTGCATGCTGGGGAACAACGTGGGGCCGTACCAGAAGACCGCGAAGCGGATCGTCCGCGAGGGACATCGTCTGTGCAACCACAGCCGGAACCACCCGGACTTCACCGATCTGTCGACCAGCTCGGCGCGCTCGCAGGTGGTCTGGACCCAGAAGAAGATCAAGAGCGTGACCGGCCGGAGCCCGCAGGTCTTCCGTTTCCCGTACGGGGCGAGCAACTCCCGCACCCGCAAGGTCGTCCGTGACCAGGGGCTGCGGATCCTCGGCTGGACCGTCGACACGCGGGACTGGTCGCGGCCGGGCACCAGCGTGATCGTCAGCCGGGCGGTCGGCAACACCCGGCCGGGCGGCGTGATCCTGATGCACGACGGCGGCGGCAACCGCAGCCAGACCGTCGCGGCGCTGGACAAGACCATCAAGAAGCTGAAGGCCAAGGGCTACACGTTCGTCCTGGCCTGA
- a CDS encoding ATP-binding protein, giving the protein MDRSAPAMEMAAGGMTRSAADRLAALTARGAHAACGVIHLIDGRNLRLVGGHHLPSGFEAMQQVPVTATVAGVILRTGFPVVISDVDRDDRVPPDAPVRAVGLRCFAGYPVRDPNGAITGTCSVMDYQPRQWTPDELTALDDGAQACTAFVAELRAHETEYRQRMFRDTLLESLDTGVAACDADGRLVLVNRSLRERFGTEQVQGTVEQWARGLPLTTPEGAPIDVTRLPLLLALGGADARGAEYVLHRPDGTRRRLIVNGHPITSGRGRSLGAVAVVHDVTEARRAEQLQRELARSKDEYLNLVGHELRTPVTIIGSYLELLGESDPESPATELLPMIAAARRGSERLRRLVEALLDLSAFDAGRNPLQVTEIDLAGLVASAVGDTASRAVVKNLAVHRSGPDRLPLRGDPRRLTQLVTAVLDNAITYTPGGGTITVTVAASATTACLDVVDTGLGIPEHERPHVFDRFFRGAVTTELAIAGAGLGLSIAKLIVERHQGVITVTPNEQRQGTRVHIELPRWPS; this is encoded by the coding sequence ATGGACAGGTCGGCGCCGGCGATGGAGATGGCCGCCGGCGGCATGACCCGCTCGGCGGCCGACCGGCTCGCCGCGCTCACGGCCCGTGGCGCGCATGCCGCCTGCGGGGTCATCCACCTGATCGACGGGCGGAACCTGCGGCTGGTCGGCGGGCACCATCTGCCGTCCGGGTTCGAGGCGATGCAGCAGGTCCCGGTCACGGCGACGGTCGCCGGGGTGATCCTGCGCACCGGATTCCCGGTGGTGATCAGCGACGTGGACCGCGACGACCGGGTGCCGCCGGACGCCCCGGTGCGCGCGGTCGGCCTGCGCTGCTTCGCCGGCTACCCGGTGCGGGACCCGAACGGCGCGATCACCGGCACCTGCTCGGTGATGGACTACCAGCCGCGGCAGTGGACGCCCGACGAGCTGACCGCGCTCGACGACGGGGCACAGGCGTGCACCGCGTTCGTCGCCGAGCTACGCGCCCACGAGACCGAGTACCGGCAGCGGATGTTCCGGGACACCCTGCTGGAGAGCCTCGACACCGGGGTGGCGGCCTGCGACGCGGACGGCCGGCTGGTGCTGGTCAACCGGTCCCTGCGCGAACGGTTCGGCACCGAGCAGGTGCAGGGCACGGTCGAGCAGTGGGCGCGCGGACTGCCGCTCACCACGCCGGAGGGCGCCCCGATCGACGTGACCCGGCTGCCGCTGCTGCTCGCCCTCGGCGGCGCCGACGCGCGTGGCGCCGAGTACGTGCTGCACCGCCCGGACGGCACCCGGCGCCGGCTGATCGTCAACGGTCACCCGATCACCAGTGGGCGCGGGCGCAGCCTGGGCGCGGTGGCGGTCGTGCACGACGTGACCGAGGCCCGCCGCGCCGAGCAGCTGCAACGGGAGCTGGCCCGCAGCAAGGACGAGTACCTCAACCTGGTCGGGCACGAGCTGCGCACCCCGGTGACGATCATCGGCTCGTACCTGGAGCTGCTCGGCGAGAGCGACCCGGAGAGCCCGGCCACGGAGCTGCTGCCGATGATCGCGGCCGCCCGGCGCGGCAGCGAGCGGCTGCGACGGCTGGTCGAGGCGCTGCTGGACCTGTCGGCGTTCGACGCCGGCCGTAACCCCCTGCAGGTGACCGAGATCGATCTGGCGGGGCTGGTCGCGAGCGCGGTCGGCGACACGGCGTCCCGGGCCGTGGTGAAGAACCTGGCGGTGCACCGCTCGGGGCCCGATCGGCTGCCCCTGCGCGGCGACCCGCGGCGGCTCACCCAGCTGGTCACGGCGGTGCTGGACAACGCGATCACGTACACCCCGGGTGGCGGGACGATCACCGTGACCGTCGCCGCGAGCGCCACCACGGCCTGCCTCGACGTCGTCGACACCGGGCTGGGGATCCCGGAGCACGAACGCCCGCACGTGTTCGACAGGTTCTTCCGGGGCGCGGTCACCACCGAGCTGGCGATCGCGGGCGCCGGCCTCGGCCTGTCGATCGCGAAACTGATCGTGGAGCGGCACCAGGGAGTCATCACGGTGACGCCGAACGAGCAGCGGCAGGGCACGCGCGTGCACATCGAGCTGCCGCGCTGGCCGTCCTGA
- a CDS encoding zinc-dependent alcohol dehydrogenase, translating to MRALTWQGTSKVSVETVPDPKIQEPTDAIVRITSTAICGSDLHLYDVLGMYLDKGDVLGHEPMGIVEEVGAGVTHIKPGDRVVIPFNISCGHCWMCRRGFFAQCETTQVTDQGKGAALFGYTKLYGQVPGGQAEYLRVPQAQFGPIKVPDGLPDERFLFLSDVLTTSWQAVKYADVQPGNTFFVTGLGPIGQMTARIARHLGAERVIASDNVPERLEMARRHGIETLNSDDVDVPAAVYDLTSGRGADSVVESVGMEAHGSPVQAAAVKAAGMLPDALARKAVETAGIDRMAALTTAFAAVRRAGTVSIIGVYGGNADPMPMMDLFDKGVTLRMGQAHVKRWVDDILPLVSGDDDPLGVDDLVTHRLPLEEAPHAYEIFKKKEDGCIKVVLKP from the coding sequence ATGCGAGCTTTGACGTGGCAGGGGACGAGCAAGGTCTCGGTGGAGACCGTGCCGGACCCGAAGATTCAGGAACCGACCGACGCCATCGTGCGGATCACCTCGACCGCGATCTGCGGATCCGACCTTCACCTCTACGACGTGCTCGGCATGTACCTCGACAAGGGCGACGTGCTCGGCCACGAGCCGATGGGCATCGTCGAGGAGGTCGGCGCCGGGGTCACCCACATCAAGCCCGGTGACCGGGTGGTGATCCCGTTCAACATCTCCTGCGGGCACTGCTGGATGTGCCGGCGCGGGTTCTTCGCGCAGTGCGAGACCACCCAGGTGACCGATCAGGGCAAGGGCGCCGCGCTGTTCGGCTACACCAAGCTGTACGGCCAGGTCCCCGGCGGTCAGGCCGAGTACCTGCGGGTGCCGCAGGCCCAGTTCGGGCCGATCAAGGTGCCGGACGGCCTGCCCGACGAGCGCTTCCTCTTCCTCTCCGACGTGCTGACCACGTCGTGGCAGGCGGTCAAGTACGCGGACGTGCAGCCCGGCAACACGTTCTTCGTCACCGGCCTCGGCCCGATCGGGCAGATGACCGCGCGGATCGCCCGGCACCTCGGCGCCGAGCGGGTGATCGCCTCCGACAACGTGCCGGAGCGCCTGGAGATGGCCCGCCGGCACGGCATCGAGACGCTGAACAGCGACGACGTGGACGTTCCCGCCGCGGTGTACGACCTGACGTCCGGCCGGGGCGCCGACAGCGTGGTCGAGTCGGTCGGCATGGAGGCCCACGGCTCGCCGGTGCAGGCGGCCGCGGTCAAGGCGGCCGGGATGCTGCCGGACGCGCTGGCCCGCAAGGCCGTGGAGACCGCCGGCATCGACCGGATGGCCGCGCTCACCACGGCGTTCGCCGCGGTCCGCCGGGCCGGCACGGTGTCGATCATCGGGGTGTACGGCGGGAACGCGGACCCGATGCCGATGATGGACCTGTTCGACAAGGGCGTGACCCTGCGGATGGGCCAGGCGCACGTGAAGCGCTGGGTCGACGACATCCTGCCGCTGGTCAGCGGGGACGACGACCCGCTCGGCGTGGACGATCTGGTGACGCACCGGCTGCCGCTGGAGGAGGCGCCGCACGCGTACGAGATCTTCAAGAAGAAGGAGGACGGCTGCATCAAGGTGGTGCTGAAGCCGTAA
- a CDS encoding DoxX family protein: MKKILQAALGATLAFAGTTHLTVAREEFQAQVPDWFPIDTDFVVLASGVAEIGLGAALLATWKQPYRGLVGAAAGAFFVVIFPGNVAQWLEHKDGFGLDTDTKRFVRLFFQPLLVAWALGATDAIPAVRSLRGRRGLRSRP; encoded by the coding sequence ATGAAGAAGATCCTGCAGGCCGCCCTCGGCGCGACCCTCGCCTTCGCCGGCACCACCCACCTGACCGTCGCCCGCGAGGAGTTCCAGGCGCAGGTGCCGGACTGGTTCCCGATCGACACGGACTTCGTCGTGCTCGCCTCCGGAGTGGCCGAGATCGGGCTCGGCGCGGCGCTGCTGGCGACCTGGAAGCAGCCGTACCGAGGGCTGGTCGGCGCGGCCGCCGGCGCCTTCTTCGTGGTCATCTTCCCGGGCAACGTGGCGCAGTGGCTGGAGCACAAGGACGGCTTCGGGCTGGACACCGACACGAAGCGGTTCGTGCGGCTCTTCTTCCAGCCGCTGCTGGTGGCGTGGGCGCTCGGCGCGACCGATGCGATCCCGGCCGTCCGGTCGCTGCGTGGACGGCGGGGTCTACGCTCCCGTCCATGA
- a CDS encoding TetR/AcrR family transcriptional regulator, whose translation MTPNRLDQRRARTRAALLGAARDLLVSRVPAEVSIQEITDAADVGFGSFYNHFESKQTLFDQAIAEVAGEHREMLEAGTAGLTDPAEVLSVAVRLTVLLAQTGPGMARVIDRAGLGYLDALAPAGLRFLRRAHAVGRLCFDDAEVAWSCVGGATLGTLRRALESSPAETGQAGRQAALGVLRLFGVPEIDARRIAARTLPA comes from the coding sequence ATGACGCCGAACCGCCTCGACCAGCGCCGCGCCCGCACGCGCGCGGCACTGCTCGGAGCGGCCCGTGACCTGCTGGTCTCCCGGGTGCCCGCCGAGGTGTCCATCCAGGAGATCACCGATGCTGCGGACGTGGGCTTCGGCAGCTTCTACAACCATTTCGAGTCGAAGCAGACGCTCTTCGATCAGGCCATCGCCGAGGTCGCGGGCGAGCATCGGGAGATGCTGGAAGCGGGTACGGCGGGGCTGACCGATCCGGCCGAGGTGCTGTCGGTCGCGGTGCGGCTCACCGTGCTGCTGGCGCAGACCGGGCCCGGCATGGCGCGGGTCATCGACCGGGCCGGGCTGGGCTATCTCGACGCGCTCGCCCCGGCCGGGTTGCGCTTCCTGCGTCGTGCCCACGCGGTGGGGCGGCTCTGTTTCGACGATGCCGAGGTGGCGTGGTCGTGCGTCGGGGGTGCCACGCTGGGGACGCTGCGGCGTGCGCTGGAGTCGTCGCCGGCGGAGACCGGTCAGGCCGGTCGGCAGGCGGCGCTCGGTGTGCTGCGCCTGTTCGGGGTGCCCGAGATCGACGCCCGGCGGATCGCGGCGCGGACTCTCCCCGCCTGA
- a CDS encoding DUF3224 domain-containing protein, whose translation MRATGTFDVVDFTAAPVPPSEIKTGLPVGFATMRKAFTGEIQGRSETLFTSAFDPASNTGTYVAMESFEGRIAGHTGTFNFVHSATTTGGGRQDESLVIVPGSGTGGLTGVRGSGGLTVDEDGTHRIWFDYELS comes from the coding sequence ATGCGAGCAACTGGAACGTTCGACGTAGTCGACTTCACCGCGGCACCCGTGCCGCCTTCCGAGATCAAGACCGGTCTGCCGGTCGGGTTCGCCACCATGCGCAAGGCGTTCACCGGCGAGATCCAAGGTCGGTCCGAGACGCTCTTCACCTCTGCCTTCGACCCCGCGAGCAACACCGGCACGTACGTCGCGATGGAGTCGTTCGAGGGCCGCATCGCCGGCCACACGGGGACCTTCAACTTCGTGCACTCCGCCACCACGACCGGTGGGGGCCGGCAGGACGAGTCTCTGGTGATCGTTCCCGGGAGCGGTACCGGCGGGCTGACCGGCGTCCGCGGCAGCGGCGGGCTGACCGTCGACGAGGACGGCACCCATCGGATCTGGTTCGACTACGAACTGTCCTGA